The proteins below come from a single Miscanthus floridulus cultivar M001 chromosome 1, ASM1932011v1, whole genome shotgun sequence genomic window:
- the LOC136487251 gene encoding BTB/POZ and MATH domain-containing protein 2-like — protein MAPTVSPSVPVAGDNRFASAIVAGAASGFHVLRIEGYSGTKFTIPNGQHVESHPFRVAGHTWTIRYYPNGNCPQTEDYISLYLVLKETIAKHLMVHLVLSFIDQVDKQRPSYVRGLKPDRFGSHGSWGREKFVKRTELEQSERLRDDCFTVRCDIIVLSEPRAEAARLRLPASSFVTVPPPDWSEHFRELLLGGKGADVRFVVGGETFAAHRCVLAARSPVFDAMLLGPMKEGTTTQNQNCIPVTIDGMVPQVFRSLLHFIYTDSLPPETEGQGNTDDGATMSQHLLEAADRYGMQRLKLICEDRLCRHIDVTTVATTLALADQHGCRGLKEACYEFLKSSKSLDAVMGTDGFQHLVKSCPSALFELMSKLASH, from the coding sequence ATGGCTCCTACTGTCTCGCCCTCCGTGCCCGTCGCCGGCGACAACAGGTTCGCCTCCGCCATCGTCGCCGGCGCCGCGAGCGGATTCCACGTGCTCAGGATCGAGGGCTACTCGGGCACCAAGTTTACCATCCCCAATGGTCAGCATGTCGAGTCCCACCCCTTCCGCGTCGCAGGGCACACCTGGACTATCAGGTACTACCCCAACGGCAACTGCCCGCAGACAGAAGACTACATCTCCCTCTATCTCGTTCTCAAGGAAACCATCGCCAAGCACTTGATGGTGCATCTGGTGCTCAGCTTCATCGACCAAGTGGATAAGCAAAGGCCGTCTTACGTCCGTGGTCTCAAGCCGGACAGGTTCGGCAGTCACGGCAGCTGGGGCCGTGAGAAATTCGTCAAGAGGACGGAGCTGGAGCAGTCGGAGCGCCTCAGGGACGACTGCTTCACGGTTAGGTGCGACATCATCGTCTTGAGCGAGCCCCGCGCGGAGGCTGCTAGGCTTAGGCTCCCCGCCAGTTCCTTCGTCACGGTTCCGCCGCCCGACTGGTCGGAGCACTTCCGCGAACTCCTCCTGGGTGGAAAGGGTGCAGATGTGAGGTTTGTTGTCGGGGGCGAGACGTTTGCGGCGCACCGGTGCGTGCTCGCTGCTCGGTCGCCGGTCTTTGATGCGATGCTCTTAGGCCCCATGAAAGAAGGCACCACAACACAGAATCAGAACTGCATACCGGTAACCATTGATGGTATGGTACCTCAGGTGTTCCGAAGCTTGCTGCATTTCATTTACACGGACTCGCTGCCGCCGGAGACAGAAGGACAAGGTAATACTGATGATGGCGCCACAATGTCGCAGCATTTGCTTGAAGCCGCAGACAGGTACGGCATGCAGAGGCTTAAGCTGATATGTGAGGACAGGCTATGCCGGCACATTGACGTGACCACGGTAGCGACCACGCTGGCGTTGGCTGACCAGCATGGCTGCCGAGGGCTTAAGGAGGCCTGCTATGAGTTCCTCAAGTCATCGAAATCGCTGGACGCAGTGATGGGAACCGATGGGTTCCAGCATCTGGTGAAAAGCTGCCCTTCTGCTTTGTTTGAGTTGATGTCTAAGCTCGCTTCCCACTGA